In the Vibrio gigantis genome, one interval contains:
- a CDS encoding BON domain-containing protein has translation MKSLTSMRLFKLISVSLLTLSLSGCAGIFIAGAATTANLVTDTRTTKEIWNDNNIEFEVAAITNKQPYRGSVRVTASSYRGSVVLMGQATTDAERRAFENQAKEVTGVESIHNQIRVKEPLSVSAISKDSWITTKVKSALLANAELNGIKVKVITEDSEVFLLGLVTREHADIATEVARNISGVKQVIRAFEYGEEETTVN, from the coding sequence ATGAAATCATTAACCTCTATGAGGCTGTTTAAGCTGATTAGTGTTTCGCTACTTACACTGTCTCTGTCTGGTTGTGCTGGCATTTTCATTGCTGGTGCAGCAACCACAGCAAACCTAGTCACTGACACGCGAACCACCAAAGAGATTTGGAACGATAACAATATCGAATTTGAAGTTGCAGCCATCACCAATAAACAACCATACCGTGGAAGCGTGCGTGTTACCGCTAGCTCTTACCGTGGCTCTGTCGTTTTAATGGGCCAAGCAACGACAGACGCTGAACGCCGTGCTTTTGAAAACCAAGCAAAAGAAGTAACAGGTGTCGAAAGTATACATAACCAGATTCGAGTGAAAGAGCCATTGTCTGTGAGTGCTATCAGTAAAGACAGTTGGATTACCACTAAGGTAAAATCAGCTCTACTTGCTAATGCTGAACTTAACGGCATCAAAGTAAAAGTGATTACTGAGGATTCAGAAGTATTCCTGCTTGGACTAGTAACTCGAGAGCATGCTGATATCGCGACAGAAGTTGCACGTAACATCTCGGGCGTAAAACAGGTCATTCGAGCGTTTGAATATGGCGAAGAAGAGACAACGGTTAACTAG
- a CDS encoding phosphoheptose isomerase: MLDSIKESFTESIQIQIAAAEALPDAITHAAQAMVATLLNGNKILCCGNGGSASNAQQFVSCLLNRFETERPSLPAMALMADNTTLTAVANDYHYEEIFSKQVRAFGQTGDILLAISTSGNSKNIIKAMEAAVTRDMTIIAFTGKDGGEMAGLLGEHDVEIRIPSHRTARIHEVHMVTLHCLCDLIDQVLFPAHEE, encoded by the coding sequence ATGCTAGACAGCATTAAAGAAAGTTTCACAGAAAGTATTCAAATCCAAATTGCGGCTGCAGAAGCACTGCCTGACGCAATAACGCATGCCGCTCAAGCAATGGTTGCGACCTTGCTCAACGGAAACAAAATCCTTTGTTGTGGTAATGGTGGTTCGGCATCGAATGCTCAGCAATTTGTATCGTGCCTACTCAACCGATTTGAAACAGAGCGCCCTAGCCTTCCGGCGATGGCACTGATGGCGGATAACACCACGCTGACTGCAGTGGCAAACGACTACCACTATGAAGAGATCTTCTCTAAGCAGGTACGTGCATTTGGTCAAACTGGCGATATTCTGTTAGCTATCTCTACCAGCGGTAACAGCAAGAACATCATCAAGGCTATGGAAGCGGCGGTAACTCGTGATATGACAATCATCGCTTTTACTGGTAAAGATGGTGGTGAGATGGCAGGTCTGCTTGGTGAACACGATGTAGAAATTCGTATCCCTTCACACCGTACAGCGCGCATTCATGAAGTACATATGGTGACACTACACTGCCTATGTGACCTAATCGATCAAGTACTCTTCCCAGCTCACGAAGAGTGA
- a CDS encoding YraN family protein: MGLFSRKFLSKPDVTHKQVGDKYEAVAKSYLINHGLSLIEENFIAKCGEIDLIMRHNNTVVFAEVKYRKQTRYGHAAEMVTIKKSQKLLKTANVWLMQQGLSVHSTDFRFDIVAIEGPNDHINWIQNAITQG, translated from the coding sequence ATGGGGCTTTTTAGCCGAAAGTTCCTATCCAAACCAGACGTCACCCACAAACAAGTGGGTGATAAATACGAGGCCGTGGCAAAATCTTATCTGATTAACCACGGTTTATCGCTAATAGAAGAAAACTTCATAGCAAAATGTGGCGAGATTGATCTTATAATGCGCCATAACAATACGGTTGTGTTTGCTGAGGTAAAATACCGCAAGCAAACCCGCTACGGACATGCCGCTGAAATGGTGACTATCAAGAAGTCACAGAAACTGCTCAAAACAGCCAATGTTTGGCTTATGCAGCAAGGCTTGTCGGTGCACTCTACAGATTTCAGGTTTGATATTGTTGCCATTGAAGGGCCGAATGACCATATCAACTGGATTCAAAACGCGATTACCCAAGGATAA
- a CDS encoding penicillin-binding protein activator: MATMNHKRLSVPRLLTPIALAITLAACSSGPQAPTSVDITLDPAQSTESYMMQADSSKGSLQNDWLIMALKASVQAGKTDQATLLIKRIAKQELSETQQAEWQLARAQLLMNNSQPAQAYSQLNFQPWWKLPDEQWKDYHELRANISEMQSEYFEASRELVLYSEYLNADNEIQQQAADRIWQNLNTYSQYEILELKTSPTEDVLAGWLQLAIYMKTLNSNLPNLQETLSDWLAETPQHPAATYTPQAITDILALEISKPTSTALLLPLTGKYGKQAQLVRDGFIFAMMNDKEREEDATLTVMDTNVQSAAEIKATLEENNVDFIVGPLIKSNITKLQQAQKNHENSIPALALNIPTQLEPDTNICYLALSPEQEVAQAAKHLFAQGYKYPLILAPKGRLGERVEQAFKEEWKKYSNNDVAISLFSDKRQLQRNVNQVFGLQESQQRIAQMDNLLDLDLETEPRSRRDIDSVYIVAKNSELTLIKPFIEVAINPDASQPALFSNSRSNSGDKQYEDLTGVFYSDIPLLVENKSQLNKELNDLWPAHSNGQKRLQALGMDAYYLMDALPQMKAVQGYSIPGETGVLTIDNNCVVQREISWAEHGAF, translated from the coding sequence ATGGCAACGATGAACCATAAGAGACTCAGTGTACCACGCTTACTAACTCCAATTGCATTAGCAATTACATTGGCGGCTTGTTCTTCAGGTCCTCAAGCACCAACGAGCGTTGATATTACACTAGATCCAGCGCAATCAACTGAAAGTTACATGATGCAGGCGGATAGTAGCAAAGGAAGTCTACAAAACGACTGGTTAATCATGGCGCTTAAGGCTTCTGTACAAGCTGGAAAAACCGATCAAGCAACTCTGCTTATTAAACGCATAGCAAAACAAGAGCTGAGCGAAACTCAACAAGCTGAATGGCAATTAGCCCGCGCTCAACTGTTGATGAATAACTCGCAGCCTGCACAAGCTTATAGCCAACTGAATTTTCAGCCTTGGTGGAAGCTACCTGACGAACAGTGGAAGGATTATCACGAGCTACGCGCAAACATTTCTGAAATGCAAAGCGAGTATTTTGAAGCAAGCCGTGAGTTAGTTCTTTATTCAGAGTATCTAAACGCTGACAACGAGATCCAACAACAAGCTGCTGACCGTATTTGGCAGAACCTAAATACCTACTCTCAATATGAGATTCTAGAGCTTAAGACTTCTCCAACAGAAGACGTTCTTGCAGGTTGGTTACAGCTAGCGATTTACATGAAAACGCTAAACTCAAACCTTCCAAACTTACAGGAAACCCTGTCTGACTGGTTAGCCGAGACCCCTCAGCACCCTGCTGCGACTTACACACCGCAAGCAATCACTGACATTTTGGCGTTAGAGATCAGCAAACCAACCAGTACTGCACTGCTGCTGCCGCTAACGGGTAAATATGGTAAGCAAGCACAACTGGTACGTGATGGCTTCATTTTTGCGATGATGAACGACAAAGAGCGCGAAGAAGATGCGACGCTAACGGTTATGGATACCAACGTACAAAGTGCCGCTGAAATTAAAGCGACGCTAGAAGAAAACAATGTTGATTTCATCGTTGGCCCACTGATTAAGAGCAACATCACTAAGCTTCAGCAAGCGCAGAAAAACCACGAGAACTCGATTCCAGCTTTAGCTCTGAATATTCCAACTCAGCTAGAACCTGACACCAATATTTGTTATCTCGCTCTATCGCCTGAACAAGAAGTCGCTCAAGCAGCCAAGCATCTATTTGCTCAAGGCTACAAATACCCGCTTATCCTTGCGCCAAAAGGACGTTTAGGTGAGCGTGTTGAGCAAGCATTTAAGGAAGAGTGGAAAAAGTACAGCAACAACGATGTGGCGATCAGCTTGTTCTCTGACAAACGCCAACTGCAACGTAACGTGAATCAGGTATTCGGCTTGCAGGAAAGCCAACAGCGTATCGCGCAAATGGATAACCTACTTGATCTCGACCTAGAAACCGAGCCGCGCAGCCGTCGTGACATCGATTCTGTCTACATCGTGGCGAAGAACTCAGAGCTAACGCTGATCAAACCTTTCATTGAAGTTGCGATCAACCCAGACGCTAGCCAGCCTGCCTTGTTCTCGAACTCACGCAGCAATAGTGGTGATAAGCAGTATGAAGACCTAACTGGTGTGTTCTACAGCGATATCCCACTATTGGTTGAGAATAAGAGCCAGCTTAACAAAGAGCTAAACGACCTATGGCCTGCACATTCAAATGGCCAAAAACGCCTGCAAGCACTGGGAATGGATGCATACTACCTAATGGATGCACTGCCACAAATGAAAGCCGTGCAGGGTTACAGCATTCCGGGTGAAACTGGTGTGTTAACCATCGATAACAACTGTGTTGTTCAACGTGAAATCAGCTGGGCGGAGCATGGGGCTTTTTAG
- the rsmI gene encoding 16S rRNA (cytidine(1402)-2'-O)-methyltransferase, with product MTDNKTLLTESPTLYIVPTPIGNLGDITQRAIEILSSVDVIAAEDTRHTGKLLAHFNISTRTFALHDHNEQTKAQVLVERLLEGQSIALVSDAGTPLISDPGYHLVSQCRQAGVRVVPLPGACAVITALSASGLPSDRFSFEGFLPPKSKGRKDKFLEIAKAERTCIFYESPHRISDSLQDMLEILGPDREVVLARELTKTFETIQGLPLGELIEWIEEDANRKRGEMVLLIHGHREEASTELPDEATRTLGILTKELPLKKAAAMTAEIYNLKKNALYKWGLEHLDG from the coding sequence ATGACAGATAACAAAACCTTGCTCACAGAGAGCCCAACTCTCTACATTGTGCCAACCCCAATCGGAAATTTGGGAGATATCACTCAAAGAGCAATTGAAATTTTATCAAGTGTCGATGTTATTGCAGCCGAAGACACACGCCACACGGGTAAGCTGCTTGCTCACTTCAATATATCAACCAGAACGTTCGCTTTACATGATCATAATGAACAAACTAAAGCGCAAGTTCTAGTCGAAAGGTTATTAGAAGGTCAGTCTATCGCATTAGTCTCTGATGCGGGTACTCCTTTAATTAGTGACCCAGGTTACCATCTTGTCTCACAATGTCGTCAAGCGGGTGTGAGAGTTGTGCCACTTCCTGGTGCTTGTGCTGTGATTACGGCGTTGAGTGCGTCTGGTTTACCGTCTGATCGTTTCAGCTTTGAAGGCTTTTTACCGCCAAAGAGCAAAGGTCGTAAAGATAAGTTCTTAGAGATCGCGAAAGCAGAACGCACGTGTATCTTCTACGAATCACCGCACCGCATCTCAGATTCTCTACAAGACATGCTTGAGATCTTAGGCCCAGACCGCGAAGTTGTATTGGCGCGTGAGCTAACAAAAACCTTCGAAACCATCCAAGGGCTGCCACTCGGTGAGCTGATTGAGTGGATTGAAGAAGATGCGAACCGTAAACGTGGTGAGATGGTGTTATTGATTCACGGTCACCGTGAAGAAGCGAGCACAGAGTTGCCAGACGAAGCGACTCGCACGCTAGGCATTCTAACCAAAGAGCTACCCCTTAAAAAAGCGGCGGCGATGACGGCAGAAATCTACAATCTGAAAAAGAACGCATTGTATAAGTGGGGCCTTGAGCACCTAGATGGTTAA
- the rsmH gene encoding 16S rRNA (cytosine(1402)-N(4))-methyltransferase RsmH, producing MTEAFKHISVLLNESIDGLAIKPDGTYIDGTFGRGGHSRTILSKLGENGRLFSIDRDPQAIAEAQKIDDPRFTIIHGPFSGMAEYAERYDLVGQVDGVLLDLGVSSPQLDDAERGFSFMKDGPLDMRMDPTTGIPVSQWLVEADLDDITWVIREFGEDKHARRIAKGIIAYQENEENEPLTRTGQLAKLISDVAPKSFKEKKHPATRAFQAFRIYINSELEEIDTALKGAASILAPEGRLSVISFHSLEDRMVKRFIRKESQGPQVPHGLPLTEEQIKALGSADLKPVGKAIKPSKGEVDENTRSRSSVLRIAEKL from the coding sequence ATGACAGAAGCATTCAAACATATTTCAGTATTGCTTAACGAATCTATTGACGGACTTGCGATCAAACCTGACGGTACCTACATCGATGGTACCTTTGGCCGTGGTGGTCACAGCCGTACAATCCTGTCTAAACTGGGCGAGAATGGACGACTCTTTAGTATCGACCGCGATCCACAAGCGATTGCAGAAGCACAAAAGATTGATGACCCGCGCTTTACCATTATTCACGGCCCGTTCTCAGGTATGGCTGAATATGCAGAGCGTTATGACTTAGTCGGTCAAGTAGATGGTGTTTTGTTGGATTTAGGTGTTTCTTCACCACAGCTAGATGACGCTGAGCGTGGCTTCAGCTTCATGAAAGATGGCCCGCTTGATATGCGTATGGACCCAACAACTGGTATTCCTGTATCTCAATGGTTAGTTGAAGCCGATCTTGATGACATCACATGGGTTATCCGTGAGTTCGGTGAAGACAAGCACGCTCGCCGTATCGCGAAAGGCATCATTGCTTACCAAGAGAATGAAGAGAACGAGCCACTAACACGTACCGGTCAGTTAGCTAAGCTTATCTCGGATGTGGCTCCAAAAAGCTTCAAAGAGAAAAAACACCCAGCGACCCGTGCTTTCCAAGCGTTTCGTATCTACATCAACAGTGAACTTGAAGAGATCGATACTGCCCTGAAAGGCGCAGCAAGCATTCTTGCTCCTGAGGGGCGCTTGTCTGTTATCAGCTTCCATTCACTTGAAGATCGCATGGTGAAACGCTTTATTCGTAAAGAAAGCCAAGGCCCGCAAGTACCACATGGCTTGCCACTAACAGAAGAGCAGATCAAAGCACTAGGCAGTGCAGATCTTAAGCCTGTTGGTAAAGCGATCAAACCATCGAAAGGTGAAGTGGATGAGAACACTCGTTCACGCAGCTCAGTATTACGAATCGCAGAAAAGCTATAG
- the ftsL gene encoding cell division protein FtsL, which produces MKTSKPNLAKIIFFDLISVGKVPLMLLICIFASAMGVVLTTHMSRQAITQKDMALVEREQLDDEWRNLMLEETALAEHSRVQASAKRELDMKRPDSDKEVVITLK; this is translated from the coding sequence ATGAAGACCTCCAAACCTAACTTAGCCAAGATTATATTTTTTGATTTGATTTCAGTGGGCAAGGTCCCATTGATGCTTCTTATCTGTATCTTTGCGAGTGCGATGGGGGTCGTTCTTACGACACATATGTCACGTCAGGCGATAACGCAAAAGGACATGGCATTGGTGGAACGAGAACAACTTGATGATGAGTGGCGAAATTTAATGCTTGAAGAGACGGCTTTAGCTGAACATAGCCGCGTTCAGGCATCGGCAAAACGAGAGCTAGACATGAAACGTCCAGACTCTGATAAAGAAGTTGTGATCACACTGAAATGA
- a CDS encoding penicillin-binding transpeptidase domain-containing protein — MTGKKEKAPAKTVNKSTKERVKSEKDSDPILIKWRFNVVIAFVFLAFAALVGRVAYIQIIEPDNLIRQGDLRSVRVKAIPSARGIISDRNGEPLAVSVPVEAVWADPKTIFDKNGMAQIDRWYALADVLGLERQSMIDKISSNKSRRFIYLQRQVSPAMAKYIRELKLVGVGLKAESRRYYPAGEVSAHLIGVTGIDGHGLEGVERSYDKWLTGEAGKRTIRKDRYGRVVENIALEEREEGKPLELTIDQRLQAIAYRAIKQAVADHKATSGSAVLLDVKTGAVLAMVNAPSYNPNNRADLQSFKMRNRVLTDAMEPGSTVKPFVVLAALENGTADPDIVIDTGNGIMQIGGSRVRDSSKVGKADLALILKKSSNIGVAKLALNMPLDALLGMYSSVGLGEMSGLNLIGETSGIFPNRRRWSKFEIATLAFGYGLSVTPMQLAHAYATLANKGMYEPIHIIKSNDQDFSKQIIKRENAELVLNMLEGVTQKGGTATRAAVPGYRVAAKTGTSRKAEAGGYSDEYIAITAGFAPVSDPRVALVVVVNEPQGDLYYGGSVAAPVFSEIMKGALQILNVPADENKFQE, encoded by the coding sequence ATGACCGGTAAAAAGGAAAAAGCACCCGCGAAAACCGTTAATAAATCAACGAAAGAGCGTGTGAAGAGCGAAAAGGATTCGGATCCAATTCTGATTAAATGGCGTTTTAACGTCGTGATTGCTTTCGTGTTTCTTGCCTTTGCTGCACTTGTTGGTCGTGTGGCTTACATCCAAATTATTGAACCAGATAACTTAATTCGTCAGGGCGACCTTCGTTCAGTGCGTGTTAAGGCTATTCCTTCTGCTCGCGGTATTATCTCCGATCGCAATGGCGAACCGCTTGCTGTGAGTGTTCCAGTTGAAGCCGTGTGGGCCGATCCTAAGACCATTTTCGATAAAAATGGCATGGCTCAAATTGATCGTTGGTATGCGTTAGCCGATGTACTTGGCCTGGAACGTCAATCTATGATCGACAAGATCTCTAGCAACAAATCCCGTCGATTCATTTATCTACAAAGACAAGTTAGCCCTGCGATGGCTAAGTATATTCGAGAGCTAAAGCTGGTGGGTGTTGGCTTGAAAGCGGAATCTCGACGTTACTACCCTGCAGGCGAAGTCAGTGCACACCTTATCGGGGTGACTGGAATCGATGGTCATGGCCTAGAAGGCGTTGAACGTAGCTACGATAAATGGCTTACGGGCGAGGCAGGTAAGCGAACCATCCGTAAAGATCGTTACGGGCGCGTTGTTGAAAACATTGCTTTAGAAGAGCGTGAAGAAGGTAAACCACTCGAATTAACCATCGATCAACGATTACAAGCGATTGCTTACAGAGCTATAAAACAGGCGGTGGCGGATCATAAGGCGACGTCAGGCTCGGCGGTATTACTTGATGTAAAAACCGGTGCTGTTTTGGCTATGGTGAACGCACCTTCTTATAACCCGAACAATCGTGCTGATTTGCAAAGCTTCAAGATGCGTAACCGCGTGCTCACTGACGCAATGGAGCCCGGCTCTACGGTAAAACCGTTTGTGGTTTTGGCAGCGTTAGAGAACGGCACCGCAGACCCCGATATCGTTATTGATACTGGCAATGGCATCATGCAGATCGGTGGTAGCCGCGTACGAGATTCTTCTAAAGTGGGTAAGGCTGACTTAGCCTTGATTCTCAAGAAGTCGAGTAACATCGGTGTCGCGAAGTTGGCACTTAATATGCCTTTAGATGCTTTACTTGGGATGTACAGCTCAGTTGGTTTGGGTGAGATGTCAGGGCTGAATTTAATCGGTGAAACGAGCGGTATTTTCCCAAATCGACGTCGTTGGTCAAAGTTTGAAATTGCGACATTAGCATTTGGCTATGGCTTGTCTGTGACGCCGATGCAGTTGGCACATGCCTATGCGACGTTAGCCAACAAAGGCATGTATGAACCGATTCATATTATTAAGAGTAACGACCAAGATTTTTCTAAGCAGATCATCAAGCGCGAGAACGCGGAGCTGGTGTTGAATATGCTAGAAGGGGTGACTCAAAAAGGTGGTACGGCAACAAGAGCAGCTGTGCCGGGTTACCGAGTTGCAGCCAAAACGGGTACCTCTCGTAAGGCTGAAGCGGGCGGATACAGTGATGAGTACATTGCGATTACCGCAGGTTTTGCTCCTGTGAGTGACCCAAGAGTGGCGCTAGTTGTTGTGGTCAATGAGCCCCAGGGTGACCTTTACTATGGTGGTTCAGTCGCAGCCCCCGTTTTTTCTGAAATCATGAAGGGAGCACTGCAAATTCTCAATGTCCCTGCTGATGAAAACAAATTTCAAGAATAG
- the murE gene encoding UDP-N-acetylmuramoyl-L-alanyl-D-glutamate--2,6-diaminopimelate ligase: protein MSNSLTLSSLLSPWGDFSSSELDAIAVEQLELDSRAIKTGDVFVAVIGHAVDGRRFIDKAVAQGAKAVLAQAGDDKLHGLVEWLNAVPVVYVSELNSILSELAGRVYSSKASKLIGVTGTNGKTTITQLIAQWLDLVGQRSAVMGTTGNGFLDNLKTAANTTGSAIEIQRTLSELAEENAVYTAMEISSHGLVQGRVKALDFEVGVFTNLSRDHLDYHGTMEEYALAKKSLFTEHKCKHAVINVDDEVGKAWMSDLSNSIAVSLLPLSGYQHSVWASDVAYAETGIQMSFDGSWGQGQLSVPLIGQFNASNVLVAFATLLSLGIDKQTLIDTAPQLQPVIGRMELFQVPNKAKVVVDYAHTPDALEKALAALRVHCSGKLWAIFGCGGDRDNGKRPMMAVTAEQFADNIIISDDNPRSEDPALIVKDMLAGLSKPESAFVEHDRYQAVKFALEQAASNDIILLAGKGHEDYQVLKDETIHYSDRESALQLLGIS from the coding sequence ATGAGTAATAGCCTCACGCTGTCATCTTTACTTTCTCCTTGGGGAGATTTCAGCTCTTCTGAGCTAGATGCGATTGCTGTTGAGCAATTGGAGTTAGATAGCCGAGCCATCAAGACAGGTGATGTTTTTGTTGCCGTAATCGGACATGCTGTCGACGGTCGTCGGTTTATCGACAAAGCCGTCGCTCAGGGTGCGAAAGCCGTCCTTGCACAAGCGGGTGATGACAAACTTCATGGCTTGGTTGAGTGGTTAAATGCAGTACCTGTTGTTTATGTCTCAGAGCTAAATTCAATTCTCTCTGAACTGGCTGGCCGAGTTTATTCTTCTAAAGCGAGCAAACTGATTGGCGTTACTGGCACCAATGGCAAAACCACCATCACTCAATTGATTGCTCAATGGCTAGACCTAGTCGGTCAACGCTCTGCGGTAATGGGCACTACAGGTAACGGCTTCTTAGATAATCTAAAAACAGCGGCGAATACCACAGGCAGTGCGATTGAAATACAGCGTACGCTGAGTGAGTTGGCTGAAGAAAACGCCGTTTATACCGCGATGGAAATCTCTTCTCATGGTTTGGTTCAAGGCCGAGTAAAAGCGTTGGATTTTGAGGTTGGTGTCTTTACTAACCTGAGCCGTGACCACCTTGATTATCACGGTACGATGGAAGAGTACGCACTGGCTAAGAAGAGCCTGTTTACTGAGCATAAGTGTAAACACGCCGTGATTAATGTTGATGATGAAGTCGGCAAAGCGTGGATGTCAGATTTGTCTAATTCGATAGCCGTGTCATTGCTTCCGTTGTCTGGTTACCAACATTCGGTGTGGGCATCTGATGTCGCTTATGCAGAAACAGGTATTCAGATGTCCTTTGATGGTAGCTGGGGGCAAGGTCAGCTTTCGGTTCCTTTAATTGGCCAGTTCAACGCATCAAATGTGTTGGTTGCTTTCGCGACTCTGCTTTCATTGGGCATCGATAAGCAAACTTTGATCGACACAGCACCTCAGCTTCAACCGGTTATTGGTCGTATGGAGCTGTTCCAAGTTCCGAACAAAGCAAAAGTAGTCGTCGATTACGCGCACACACCAGATGCTCTAGAAAAAGCATTAGCAGCACTGCGAGTTCACTGCTCTGGAAAGCTTTGGGCTATCTTTGGCTGTGGTGGTGACCGTGACAATGGTAAGCGTCCAATGATGGCGGTAACTGCAGAGCAGTTCGCCGACAACATTATTATTTCAGATGACAACCCTCGCAGCGAAGATCCTGCTTTGATTGTTAAAGACATGCTCGCAGGCTTAAGCAAACCTGAATCTGCGTTTGTCGAACACGATCGCTATCAAGCGGTTAAGTTTGCCCTAGAGCAGGCTGCCAGCAATGACATTATTCTTTTGGCTGGCAAAGGTCATGAGGATTACCAAGTATTGAAAGACGAAACGATTCACTACTCAGATCGAGAGTCTGCGCTACAACTTTTAGGTATTTCATAA
- a CDS encoding UDP-N-acetylmuramoyl-tripeptide--D-alanyl-D-alanine ligase, with protein MIDVSLEQIFSAVNGQLIEAGKSNNSVINAVSTDTRTVEEGALFVALVGERFDAHDFCGQAVEANASALLVERKLDLNITQVVVEDTKLALGQLSAWIHEQCNVPTMAITGSCGKTTVKEMVASILQQRGKVLFTAGNFNNDIGVPLTLFRSQPSDDYAVIELGANHIGEIAYTTQLVKPQVALVNNVAAAHLEGFGSIDGVKQAKGEIFQGLAAGDTAIVNLESNGGDFWNGVLADKRVLTFSESDDKADYFATNILINEQGEACFDMQTPQGAIDVELGIIGQHNVANALAAAALSTQFGATLEEIKSGLANLISVKGRVEVQQLSQNIKLIDDSYNASVPAMKAAAKLLSSFKGQRWLILGNMAELGDESLALHRQVGEYAAPFAFEHVLTYGDDTKVISEVCNGIHFATHQAMIAHIEQHLCLPENASHTLLVKGANSAGMSKIAAALKENFS; from the coding sequence ATGATTGATGTATCACTTGAGCAAATTTTCTCAGCGGTGAATGGTCAGCTGATTGAGGCTGGCAAATCGAACAATAGTGTCATTAATGCGGTTTCTACTGACACTCGAACCGTTGAAGAAGGTGCACTGTTTGTTGCTCTCGTTGGCGAGCGTTTTGATGCGCATGATTTTTGTGGTCAGGCTGTTGAGGCCAATGCGAGCGCGTTGTTAGTTGAACGAAAACTTGACCTAAATATTACTCAAGTTGTTGTTGAAGACACTAAACTTGCTTTAGGTCAGCTAAGTGCTTGGATTCACGAGCAATGTAACGTTCCAACTATGGCGATTACCGGTAGCTGCGGCAAGACGACAGTAAAAGAGATGGTTGCGAGTATTTTGCAGCAACGTGGCAAGGTGTTGTTTACTGCTGGTAACTTCAATAATGACATTGGTGTACCACTAACCTTGTTCCGCAGTCAGCCAAGTGATGACTATGCGGTGATCGAATTAGGCGCGAACCATATCGGTGAAATTGCCTACACCACTCAGCTAGTGAAACCACAAGTTGCTTTGGTGAACAATGTCGCTGCAGCGCACTTAGAAGGTTTTGGTTCTATCGATGGCGTGAAGCAAGCGAAAGGTGAAATCTTTCAGGGGCTTGCTGCTGGTGATACTGCTATTGTTAATCTAGAGAGCAACGGTGGCGACTTTTGGAATGGCGTACTTGCAGATAAAAGAGTGCTGACCTTTTCAGAGAGTGATGACAAGGCAGATTATTTTGCGACTAATATTCTCATCAATGAGCAAGGTGAAGCTTGCTTTGATATGCAGACTCCGCAAGGTGCCATTGATGTCGAACTTGGCATTATTGGTCAGCACAACGTAGCAAATGCGTTGGCGGCTGCAGCGTTAAGCACTCAATTTGGTGCCACGCTTGAGGAAATAAAAAGCGGTTTAGCGAACCTTATCTCGGTTAAAGGTCGAGTTGAGGTTCAACAATTAAGTCAGAATATCAAGCTGATAGATGACAGTTACAACGCCAGCGTACCGGCAATGAAAGCTGCAGCTAAATTGCTGTCGAGCTTCAAAGGTCAACGTTGGTTGATTTTAGGCAATATGGCCGAATTAGGCGACGAAAGCCTTGCACTTCACCGTCAAGTCGGTGAATATGCTGCCCCATTCGCTTTTGAGCATGTACTCACTTACGGTGATGATACCAAGGTGATTAGTGAAGTCTGTAATGGGATTCACTTTGCAACGCATCAAGCGATGATCGCGCACATAGAGCAGCACTTATGCTTGCCAGAAAACGCGTCACATACCTTGTTGGTAAAAGGCGCGAATAGTGCAGGAATGAGTAAAATAGCCGCTGCTTTAAAGGAGAACTTTTCATGA